One window from the genome of Bdellovibrionales bacterium encodes:
- a CDS encoding GNAT family N-acetyltransferase — protein MKDITFVKIQNREELERCFPVMKELRPHLNVQEYLEIYRHAHAMDGYEILAMEQKGEIIAVMGYRILYDFVRGRHLYIDDLVSTEKMRSQGLGGEMLKQAEVIAKDLHCKSMRLCAVLENDLGIKFYEKHHWTKRAYAFTKKVP, from the coding sequence ATGAAGGACATTACTTTTGTTAAAATTCAAAATCGTGAAGAACTTGAACGCTGCTTTCCAGTAATGAAAGAGCTGCGGCCTCATTTGAATGTTCAGGAGTATCTGGAAATTTACCGGCATGCTCACGCCATGGATGGATATGAAATCCTTGCCATGGAACAAAAAGGCGAAATCATTGCAGTGATGGGCTATCGCATACTTTATGATTTTGTTCGCGGCCGTCATCTTTATATCGACGATCTTGTCAGTACTGAAAAGATGCGTTCTCAAGGCCTGGGCGGTGAAATGTTAAAGCAAGCCGAAGTGATTGCGAAAGATCTGCATTGTAAATCAATGCGTCTTTGTGCCGTTCTTGAGAATGACCTTGGTATCAAGTTTTACGAAAAGCACCACTGGACTAAACGTGCTTACGCTTTCACTAAGAAAGTCCCTTAA
- a CDS encoding FMN-binding negative transcriptional regulator, with product MYVPTRFSNKDAGQSLDLIRQYPFATVFTVQGGMPFVSHLPLVLETHGDEMFLLGHLARANPHAKTIGQSDAYVIFHGPHQYITPVWYKENDVPTWNYAVVHITGSCELIEDTKNITECIEKLTNHMESGRSPRWDFWVPEDLQDEALSKHIAGFKIRVKSLQGKFKLSQNRSPEDRDGVMQGLQDQGDEMSLAILEMMKLRK from the coding sequence CTGGTCAGTCGCTGGATTTGATTCGTCAGTATCCGTTTGCGACTGTGTTCACCGTTCAAGGGGGGATGCCTTTTGTCAGTCATCTCCCTTTGGTTTTAGAAACACACGGTGATGAGATGTTCCTCTTGGGACATCTGGCGCGCGCAAATCCCCATGCAAAAACAATTGGTCAATCGGATGCCTATGTGATTTTTCACGGGCCACACCAGTATATTACTCCGGTTTGGTACAAAGAAAACGACGTGCCGACTTGGAACTACGCCGTTGTTCATATCACGGGCTCTTGCGAACTTATCGAAGACACCAAAAACATTACAGAGTGTATTGAAAAGCTCACGAATCACATGGAATCGGGCCGCTCTCCTCGTTGGGACTTTTGGGTTCCAGAGGATTTGCAAGACGAAGCCCTGAGTAAGCACATTGCGGGATTTAAAATCCGGGTAAAGTCTTTGCAAGGCAAATTTAAACTCAGCCAGAATCGGAGCCCCGAAGATCGCGATGGGGTAATGCAGGGTCTACAAGACCAAGGCGATGAAATGAGTCTTGCGATCCTTGAGATGATGAAGCTGAGAAAGTAG